Proteins encoded in a region of the Trichomycterus rosablanca isolate fTriRos1 chromosome 26, fTriRos1.hap1, whole genome shotgun sequence genome:
- the cldn15b gene encoding claudin-15b produces MRSAVQVCGLCLGFLGSVCAVVSLQVRAWKNSSDDGDVIITSKIYENLWTSCAEDSTGTFNCWFYPSVLALPAYIQACRALMITSVVLGALGVSATLVGMQCSKVGGENYRLKGRITALGGVAFILQGLCTMTAVSWYASIVVQTFFDPLHPGTRFEIGEGLYIGWCSAALVLIGGTSLLCTSGNADDEKW; encoded by the exons ATGCGGAGTGCAGTGCAGGTGTGTGGCCTGTGTTTGGGCTTTTTGGGTAGTGTGTGCGCGGTTGTATCGCTGCAGGTTCGAGCCTGGAAAAACTCGAGTGATGACGGTGACGTGATCATCACCTCAAAGATCTACGAGAATCTCTGGACGTCCTGCGCTGAGGATTCAACCGGAACCTTCAACTGCTGGTTCTACCCATCAGTACTGGCTCTACCag cttatatccAGGCGTGTCGGGCCCTCATGATCACCTCTGTTGTGTTGGGGGCGCTCGGTGTCTCAGCCACACTGGTCGGGATGCAGTGTTCCAAAGTCGGAGGAGAGAACTACAGACTGAAGGGGCGCATCACTGCTCTCGGGGGAGTCGCCTTCATCCTGCAGG GACTGTGCACCATGACGGCGGTATCGTGGTACGCCTCTATCGTCGTACAGACGTTCTTCGACCCGCTCCACCCCGGCACCAG gtttgAGATAGGTGAGGGTTTGTATATCGGTTGGTGTTCAGCAGCGCTCGTTCTGATTGGTGGAACCTCATTACTGTGCACGAGTGGAAACGCTGACGATGAGAAGTGGTGA